The following coding sequences lie in one Mesorhizobium sp. NZP2298 genomic window:
- the dnaK gene encoding molecular chaperone DnaK, which yields MAKVIGIDLGTTNSCIAIMDGKEPKVIENAEGARTTPSIVAISGDGERLVGQPAKRQAVTNPENTIFAVKRLIGRRYDDPVTEKDKKLVPYKIVKGDNGDAWVEAGGKKQSPSQISAMILQKMKETAEAYLGEKVEKAVITVPAYFNDAQRQATKDAGKIAGLEVLRIINEPTAAALAYGLDKKDGKTIAVYDLGGGTFDISVLEIGDGVFEVKSTNGDTFLGGEDFDMRLVEYLAAEFKKEQGIDLKNDKLALQRLKEAAEKAKIELSSTTQTEINLPFITADATGPKHLTLKLTRAKFESLVEDLVQRTIEPCKAALKDAGLKAGEIDEVVLVGGMTRMPKIQEIVKQFFGKEPHKGVNPDEVVALGAAIQAGVLQGDVKDVLLLDVTPLSLGIETLGGVFTRLIERNTTIPTKKSQVFSTAEDSQSAVTIRVFQGEREMAADNKALGQFDLVGIPPAPRGVPQIEVTFDIDANGIVNVSAKDKGTGKEHQIRIQASGGLSDADIEKMVKDAEANAETDKKRRAVVEARNQAEALVHSSEKSLKEYGDKVSEAERTAISDAIAALKTAAEGDDAADIEAKSQALAEASMKLGQAMYEASQKEAAEADAKADAAKDSDVVDADFEEIDEDDDKKKSA from the coding sequence ATGGCAAAAGTAATCGGTATCGATCTCGGCACCACCAACTCCTGCATAGCCATCATGGATGGCAAGGAGCCGAAGGTGATCGAGAATGCGGAAGGCGCGCGCACGACGCCTTCCATCGTCGCCATCTCGGGCGACGGCGAACGTCTCGTCGGCCAGCCGGCCAAGCGCCAGGCGGTCACCAATCCTGAAAACACCATCTTCGCGGTCAAGCGCCTGATCGGCCGCCGCTACGACGATCCGGTGACGGAGAAGGACAAGAAGCTTGTCCCCTACAAGATCGTCAAGGGCGACAATGGCGATGCCTGGGTCGAGGCCGGCGGCAAGAAGCAGTCGCCCTCGCAGATCTCGGCCATGATCCTGCAGAAGATGAAGGAAACGGCGGAAGCCTATCTCGGCGAAAAGGTCGAGAAGGCGGTCATCACCGTTCCGGCCTACTTCAACGACGCCCAGCGCCAGGCGACCAAGGATGCCGGCAAGATCGCCGGCCTCGAGGTGCTGCGCATCATCAACGAGCCGACGGCGGCAGCGCTCGCCTACGGCCTCGACAAGAAGGACGGCAAGACCATTGCCGTCTATGACCTTGGCGGCGGCACGTTCGACATTTCGGTGCTCGAAATCGGCGACGGCGTGTTCGAGGTGAAGTCGACCAATGGCGACACCTTCCTCGGCGGCGAGGATTTCGACATGCGCCTGGTCGAGTACCTGGCGGCCGAGTTCAAGAAGGAACAAGGCATCGACCTGAAGAACGACAAGCTGGCCCTCCAGCGCCTCAAGGAGGCGGCTGAAAAGGCCAAGATCGAGCTGTCTTCGACGACGCAGACCGAAATCAACCTGCCCTTCATCACCGCCGACGCGACCGGGCCGAAGCACCTGACACTGAAGCTGACGCGCGCCAAGTTCGAAAGCCTGGTCGAGGATCTCGTCCAGCGCACCATCGAACCCTGCAAGGCGGCGCTCAAGGATGCCGGCCTGAAGGCAGGCGAGATCGACGAAGTGGTCCTGGTCGGCGGCATGACCCGCATGCCCAAGATCCAGGAGATCGTGAAGCAGTTCTTCGGCAAGGAGCCGCACAAGGGCGTCAACCCGGATGAGGTCGTCGCACTCGGCGCCGCCATCCAGGCCGGCGTGCTGCAGGGCGACGTCAAGGACGTGCTGCTGCTCGACGTGACGCCGCTGTCGCTGGGCATCGAGACGCTGGGTGGCGTGTTCACACGGCTGATCGAGCGCAACACGACGATCCCGACCAAGAAGAGCCAGGTGTTCTCCACCGCCGAGGATTCGCAGTCGGCGGTGACCATCCGGGTCTTCCAGGGCGAGCGTGAAATGGCGGCCGACAACAAGGCGCTTGGCCAGTTCGACCTGGTCGGCATTCCGCCGGCGCCGCGCGGCGTGCCGCAGATCGAGGTCACCTTCGACATCGACGCCAACGGCATCGTCAATGTTTCGGCCAAGGACAAGGGCACCGGCAAGGAGCACCAGATCCGCATCCAGGCTTCTGGCGGTCTTTCGGACGCCGACATCGAGAAGATGGTCAAGGACGCCGAGGCCAATGCCGAGACGGACAAGAAGCGTCGCGCCGTGGTCGAGGCCCGCAACCAGGCCGAGGCGCTGGTGCATTCTTCCGAGAAGTCGCTGAAGGAATATGGCGACAAGGTCTCGGAAGCCGAACGCACGGCGATATCGGATGCGATCGCGGCGCTGAAGACCGCAGCCGAGGGCGACGACGCGGCCGACATCGAGGCCAAGAGCCAGGCACTTGCCGAAGCTTCGATGAAGCTTGGTCAGGCCATGTACGAGGCCTCGCAGAAGGAAGCGGCGGAAGCCGACGCCAAGGCGGATGCCGCCAAGGACTCCGACGTGGTCGATGCCGATTTCGAGGAAATCGACGAGGACGACGACAAGAAGAAGTCGGCCTGA
- the dnaJ gene encoding molecular chaperone DnaJ — protein MKADFYETLGVQKGADEKELKSAFRKLAMQFHPDRNPGDHSCEHKFKEINEAYETLKDPQKRAAYDRFGHAAFEQGGMNGGAQGFGAGGFADIFEDIFGDMMGGRQRRSSGGRERGADLRYNMEISLEEAFAGKTAQIRVPASISCSECSGSGAKPGTQPVTCSMCNGHGKVRATQGFFSIERTCPQCQGRGQTIKDPCPKCAGQGRVTEERSLSVNIPAGIEDGTRIRLANEGEAGLRGGPSGDLYIFLAVKPHEFFQRDGADLYCKVPISMTTAALGGSFEVTTLDGSQTKVKVPEGTQNGRQFRLKGKGMPVLRQPNVGDLYIQTAVETPQNLTRRQRELLEEFEQLSSQDNSPQSSGFFARMKDFFESFGER, from the coding sequence ATGAAAGCTGATTTCTACGAAACGCTGGGCGTGCAAAAGGGCGCCGACGAGAAGGAGCTCAAGAGCGCTTTCCGCAAGCTCGCCATGCAGTTCCATCCCGACCGCAATCCCGGCGACCATTCCTGCGAGCACAAGTTCAAGGAAATCAACGAAGCCTACGAGACGCTGAAGGACCCGCAGAAGCGCGCGGCCTATGACCGCTTCGGTCACGCCGCCTTCGAGCAGGGCGGCATGAATGGCGGCGCGCAAGGCTTTGGCGCCGGCGGCTTCGCCGACATCTTCGAGGATATTTTCGGCGACATGATGGGCGGGCGTCAGCGCCGCTCGTCGGGTGGCCGCGAGCGCGGCGCCGACCTGCGCTACAACATGGAAATTTCGCTGGAAGAGGCCTTCGCGGGAAAGACCGCGCAGATTCGCGTGCCGGCCTCGATCTCCTGCTCCGAATGCTCAGGCAGCGGCGCCAAGCCGGGCACCCAGCCGGTGACCTGCTCGATGTGCAACGGCCACGGCAAGGTGCGCGCCACGCAAGGCTTTTTCTCGATCGAGCGCACCTGCCCGCAATGCCAGGGCCGCGGCCAGACCATCAAGGATCCGTGCCCGAAATGCGCCGGGCAGGGCCGCGTCACCGAGGAACGCTCACTGTCGGTCAATATTCCGGCCGGCATCGAGGACGGCACCCGCATCCGCCTGGCCAATGAGGGCGAGGCCGGCCTGCGCGGCGGGCCTTCGGGCGACCTCTATATTTTCCTGGCGGTGAAGCCGCATGAATTCTTCCAGCGCGATGGCGCCGATCTCTACTGCAAGGTGCCGATCTCGATGACGACGGCAGCGCTTGGCGGCTCCTTCGAGGTGACGACGCTGGACGGCAGCCAGACCAAGGTGAAAGTGCCCGAAGGCACCCAGAACGGACGCCAGTTCCGGCTCAAGGGCAAGGGCATGCCGGTGCTGCGCCAGCCCAATGTCGGGGATCTCTATATCCAGACCGCGGTCGAGACGCCGCAGAACCTTACCCGCCGCCAGCGCGAGTTGCTGGAGGAGTTCGAACAGCTCTCCTCGCAGGATAATTCGCCCCAATCGAGCGGGTTTTTCGCCCGCATGAAGGATTTCTTCGAATCCTTCGGCGAGCGTTGA
- the pmtA gene encoding phospholipid N-methyltransferase PmtA, with product MTRGHGLRKALAEKFDDELKFFKGWIDKPKTVGSIVPTSSITARKMASIVNPRSGLPVLEVGPGTGVITRAILAQGVRPENLYAVEYNTDFVRHLRSLYPGVNVIEGDAFNLNATLGERSGMIFDSVVSGVPLLNFPVAQRIAYIESLLDRIPAGRPIVQLTYGPMSPIPAGRGDYTVKHFDFIIRNIPPTQLWIYRREAH from the coding sequence ATGACACGTGGTCACGGACTGCGGAAGGCGCTTGCCGAGAAGTTCGACGACGAACTCAAATTCTTCAAGGGCTGGATCGACAAACCGAAGACGGTCGGCTCGATCGTTCCAACCAGCTCGATCACCGCGCGCAAGATGGCCTCGATCGTCAATCCCAGGTCCGGCCTGCCGGTGCTCGAGGTCGGCCCCGGAACCGGTGTCATCACCCGCGCCATCCTCGCCCAGGGCGTGCGGCCCGAAAACCTCTACGCGGTCGAATACAACACGGATTTCGTGCGCCACCTGCGCAGCCTCTATCCCGGTGTCAACGTCATCGAGGGCGATGCCTTCAACCTCAACGCCACGCTTGGCGAGCGGAGCGGGATGATCTTCGATTCCGTCGTTTCCGGCGTGCCACTGCTCAACTTCCCGGTCGCCCAGCGCATCGCCTATATAGAGAGCCTGCTTGACCGTATCCCCGCCGGGCGTCCCATCGTGCAGCTGACCTATGGCCCGATGTCGCCGATCCCGGCCGGCCGTGGCGACTATACGGTCAAGCATTTCGATTTCATCATCCGCAACATCCCGCCGACGCAGCTGTGGATCTATCGCAGGGAAGCGCATTGA
- a CDS encoding NADPH-dependent FMN reductase, producing the protein MAVIPRILVFAGSNRTGAYSGRTADVAQKELAVQGAEVTRISLADYPLPILDEDLEKEKGVPENAVKLGRLIAAHDGLLIATPEYNGSIPPLLKNTIDWVSRVRRDGGRPVRPLAGKVAALCSSSNGHFAGIRCINHLRAVLVRCQMEVVTPECSVPDGGDAFADGGNFRDERLHKSMEHLCRTLIETSRMLSTRIEA; encoded by the coding sequence ATGGCAGTGATCCCGAGAATCCTCGTCTTCGCCGGCTCGAACCGGACGGGCGCCTATAGCGGCAGGACCGCCGACGTGGCACAGAAGGAACTTGCGGTGCAAGGCGCCGAGGTGACCCGCATTTCGCTCGCCGATTATCCCCTGCCGATCCTCGACGAGGACCTTGAGAAGGAAAAGGGCGTTCCGGAAAACGCCGTCAAGCTCGGCCGTCTGATCGCCGCGCATGACGGGTTGCTGATCGCCACGCCGGAATATAACGGCTCGATCCCGCCGCTGCTCAAGAACACGATCGATTGGGTGAGCCGCGTGCGCCGCGATGGTGGCCGGCCGGTCAGGCCGCTTGCCGGCAAGGTGGCGGCCCTCTGCTCCTCCTCCAACGGACACTTCGCTGGCATCCGCTGCATCAACCATCTGCGCGCCGTGCTGGTGCGCTGCCAGATGGAGGTGGTGACGCCGGAATGCTCGGTGCCCGACGGCGGCGACGCCTTCGCCGACGGCGGCAATTTTCGTGACGAGAGACTGCACAAATCGATGGAGCATCTATGCCGCACGCTGATCGAAACCTCGCGCATGCTGTCCACGCGGATCGAGGCGTGA
- the pyrF gene encoding orotidine-5'-phosphate decarboxylase, which yields MQAKSMQERLIVGLDVPTVREAEQVVRELDGVVSFYKIGYQLAFAGGLDFARELASGGTRIFLDMKLLDIDHTVAKGVENIVKMGMTMLTIHAYPKAMRAAVEAARGSDLCLLAVSVLTSMDEQDMIDVGYEYDPHTLVLRRSEQALHAGMGGIVCSAAEAEAVRRIVGPDMAVVTPGIRPAGSDHGDQKRVVTPAQAIRNGASHLVVARPIVAAANRREAAEAILEEMRSA from the coding sequence ATGCAGGCCAAATCCATGCAGGAAAGACTGATCGTCGGTCTCGACGTGCCGACCGTGAGGGAAGCCGAGCAGGTGGTGCGCGAACTCGACGGTGTCGTCTCCTTCTACAAGATCGGCTATCAGCTGGCCTTCGCCGGCGGATTGGACTTCGCCAGGGAACTGGCCAGCGGCGGCACCAGGATCTTCCTCGACATGAAGCTGCTCGACATCGACCACACGGTGGCCAAGGGCGTCGAGAACATCGTCAAGATGGGCATGACCATGCTGACCATCCACGCCTATCCGAAGGCAATGCGCGCGGCGGTGGAGGCGGCACGCGGCAGCGACCTTTGCCTGCTCGCCGTCAGCGTGCTGACCTCGATGGACGAGCAGGACATGATCGATGTCGGCTATGAATATGATCCGCACACGCTGGTGCTCAGGCGCTCTGAACAGGCGCTGCACGCCGGCATGGGCGGCATCGTCTGCTCGGCCGCCGAAGCCGAAGCCGTGCGCCGCATCGTCGGACCCGACATGGCGGTGGTGACGCCCGGCATCCGGCCGGCGGGCAGCGACCATGGCGACCAGAAACGCGTGGTGACGCCGGCGCAGGCGATCCGCAACGGCGCCAGCCATCTTGTTGTGGCTCGGCCTATCGTCGCGGCGGCCAACCGACGCGAGGCGGCCGAAGCCATTCTGGAAGAAATGCGCTCGGCCTGA